A window of the Pedobacter frigiditerrae genome harbors these coding sequences:
- the rpsD gene encoding 30S ribosomal protein S4 — protein MARYTGPKSKIARKFREPIFGPDKVLDRKNYPPGQHGASKRRGKQSEYAVQLMEKQKVKYTYGVLEKQFRNLFTKASSREGITGDNLLQLLEARLDNTVYRLGIAPTRSGARQLVSHKHVTVNGEVVNIPSYQLRAGDVVAVRDKSKSLEAITNSVAGRVINKFNWLDWNASELSGKFLAYPQRDEIPENIKENLIVELYSK, from the coding sequence ATGGCAAGATATACAGGACCAAAGTCCAAAATAGCCCGTAAGTTCAGAGAGCCAATTTTCGGCCCTGACAAAGTATTAGACAGAAAAAACTATCCTCCAGGTCAACATGGCGCTTCTAAAAGAAGAGGAAAACAATCTGAGTACGCTGTACAGTTAATGGAGAAACAAAAAGTAAAATACACTTATGGTGTATTAGAAAAACAATTCCGCAACCTGTTCACTAAAGCTTCATCTCGCGAAGGTATCACTGGTGATAACTTATTGCAATTATTAGAAGCACGCTTAGATAATACAGTATACAGACTAGGTATTGCTCCAACCCGTTCAGGTGCACGTCAATTGGTTAGCCACAAACACGTAACTGTAAATGGTGAGGTTGTAAATATTCCATCATACCAATTAAGAGCTGGTGATGTAGTTGCAGTACGTGATAAATCTAAATCATTAGAGGCAATCACTAATTCAGTTGCAGGAAGAGTAATCAATAAATTTAATTGGTTAGATTGGAATGCAAGCGAGTTAAGTGGTAAGTTTTTAGCTTATCCTCAACGTGATGAGATCCCAGAAAACATTAAAGAGAATCTTATAGTAGAGTTATACTCTAAGTAA
- a CDS encoding DNA-directed RNA polymerase subunit alpha, whose amino-acid sequence MAILAFQKPDKVIMQKSTDFDGQFEFRPLEPGFGVTIGNALRRILLSSLEGFAITSIRFSGVSHEFSTMKGVVEDLTEIILNLKQVRFKKVGDSGDSEKVFIIVNGQDQFLAGDITKFSNNFEVLNPDFVICNMEKSVTLEVELTINKGRGYVPAEENKITDTVVGVIAIDSIFTPMKNVKYTIENYRVEQKTDYEKLILDISTDGSIHPEEALKEAAKILIQHFMLFSDENLVLESQAKEETKEVDEEILHMRKILKTELVDLDLSVRALNCLKAADIRTLADLVSYDVADMLKFRNFGKKSLTEIQELVKSKQLSFGMNLSKFKLDEE is encoded by the coding sequence ATGGCAATTTTAGCATTTCAGAAACCAGATAAGGTAATCATGCAGAAATCAACGGATTTCGATGGTCAATTCGAATTTCGTCCTTTAGAGCCCGGTTTCGGTGTAACAATTGGTAACGCCTTGAGAAGAATTTTACTTTCTTCTTTAGAAGGTTTTGCTATTACAAGTATTCGTTTTTCAGGCGTTTCTCACGAATTCTCTACAATGAAAGGTGTTGTAGAAGATTTAACAGAAATCATCTTAAACTTAAAACAAGTTCGTTTTAAAAAAGTAGGTGATTCTGGAGATTCAGAAAAAGTATTCATCATTGTAAACGGTCAAGATCAATTCTTAGCTGGAGACATTACAAAGTTCTCTAACAACTTTGAGGTTTTAAACCCTGACTTTGTTATCTGTAACATGGAGAAATCAGTAACTTTAGAGGTAGAATTAACTATCAATAAAGGTCGTGGTTATGTTCCTGCAGAAGAGAATAAAATTACTGATACAGTTGTTGGTGTAATCGCAATCGATTCGATTTTTACTCCAATGAAAAATGTAAAATACACGATTGAAAACTATCGTGTTGAACAAAAAACAGATTACGAGAAATTAATTTTAGATATTTCTACTGATGGATCTATCCACCCAGAAGAAGCTTTAAAAGAAGCAGCTAAAATTTTGATCCAACACTTTATGTTATTCTCTGATGAGAATCTAGTATTAGAATCTCAAGCTAAAGAAGAAACTAAAGAAGTTGATGAAGAAATTTTACACATGCGTAAAATCCTTAAAACTGAATTGGTTGATTTAGATCTTTCAGTTCGTGCTTTAAACTGCTTAAAAGCAGCGGATATCCGCACTTTAGCTGATTTAGTTTCTTACGATGTTGCTGATATGTTAAAATTCAGAAACTTCGGTAAAAAATCTTTAACTGAAATTCAAGAATTGGTAAAATCTAAACAATTATCGTTTGGAATGAACCTTTCTAAATTCAAGTTAGACGAAGAATAA
- the rplQ gene encoding 50S ribosomal protein L17, whose amino-acid sequence MRHGKKHNHLGRTTSHRKAMLANMASSLIKHKRISTTLAKAKALRVYVEPLITKSKNDTTHSRRTVFAYLQDKETVTELFRDVAAKVANRPGGYTRIIKLNNRLGDNAEMALIELVDYNEVYGKDTAAEEKKTTRRGRSKAKKADAPAAEAKAPKAEVEEAVVVEEAAPAVEETPATEEAAPEASSTEEEAPKA is encoded by the coding sequence ATGAGACACGGTAAAAAACACAACCATTTAGGCAGAACTACATCGCACAGAAAAGCGATGTTAGCAAACATGGCTTCATCGTTGATTAAACACAAAAGAATTTCAACAACTTTAGCTAAAGCAAAAGCTTTACGCGTTTATGTTGAGCCTCTAATTACAAAATCTAAAAACGATACTACACACTCTCGTCGTACAGTATTTGCTTACTTACAAGACAAAGAAACAGTTACAGAATTGTTCCGTGATGTAGCTGCTAAAGTTGCTAACCGTCCAGGTGGTTACACTCGTATTATTAAATTAAACAATCGTTTAGGTGATAATGCTGAGATGGCATTAATTGAGTTAGTTGATTATAACGAAGTTTACGGTAAAGATACTGCAGCTGAAGAAAAGAAAACTACACGTAGAGGTAGAAGCAAAGCAAAAAAAGCTGATGCTCCTGCTGCTGAGGCTAAAGCTCCAAAAGCTGAAGTTGAAGAGGCTGTTGTAGTTGAAGAAGCAGCACCAGCTGTTGAAGAAACTCCTGCTACTGAAGAAGCTGCTCCAGAGGCAAGTTCTACAGAAGAAGAAGCCCCAAAAGCATAA
- a CDS encoding gluconate 2-dehydrogenase subunit 3 family protein gives MNRRDSLKAIGLTALSTTVLVGACSPSDEKKEVAVSEKEVGREQWETERDAKLKAETFFTKHEMATIAVLVDIIIPKDDFSGSATEAKVPEFIEFIVKDIPEHQVPMRGGLKWLDIQCFNRYESSFIEASSKEQISIIDEIAYPKKAKPEMLAGVAFFNRLRSLTASGFYTTEMGVKDLGYVGNVPNQWPGVPTEVLKQYGLEGANI, from the coding sequence ATGAACAGACGTGATTCATTAAAGGCTATTGGCCTTACTGCATTAAGCACAACTGTATTAGTAGGTGCCTGTAGTCCATCAGACGAAAAAAAAGAAGTCGCAGTTTCAGAAAAAGAAGTTGGTCGTGAGCAATGGGAAACAGAAAGAGATGCCAAATTAAAGGCTGAAACTTTTTTTACTAAGCATGAAATGGCAACTATTGCTGTTTTGGTAGACATCATCATTCCTAAAGACGATTTTTCTGGAAGCGCTACGGAAGCTAAAGTTCCAGAATTTATTGAGTTTATTGTAAAAGATATTCCAGAACATCAAGTACCAATGCGTGGTGGACTTAAATGGTTAGATATTCAGTGTTTCAATAGATATGAAAGTTCATTTATAGAAGCTTCTTCTAAAGAACAAATAAGTATTATTGATGAGATTGCCTATCCTAAAAAGGCAAAACCAGAAATGTTAGCAGGAGTTGCATTTTTCAATAGATTAAGAAGTCTTACCGCATCTGGCTTTTATACTACCGAAATGGGCGTAAAAGATTTAGGATATGTTGGCAATGTGCCAAATCAATGGCCTGGAGTTCCAACTGAAGTATTGAAACAATATGGTTTAGAAGGTGCGAATATTTAA
- a CDS encoding GMC family oxidoreductase yields the protein MSDFQIKKSSTVYDAIVVGSGAGGGMAAYVLANAGQKVLMLEAGQYFDPRIDAHQLKWPWESPRRGAGTVRPFGDFDASYGGWQLEGEPYTTKDKTEFEWFRSRMLGGRTNHWGRISLRMGPIDFKPTDGLTDPWPITYADLKPFYDKVDRMIGIYGTAEGIENEPDGIFMKPPKPRLHELLIKKGAEKAGVPVITGRGAVMTEEIKGNKDRAPCFYCGQCGRGCKVYGDFSASSCLVIPAVSTGNLTVITDAMVREVITDKDGLAKGVSYVNRKDLQEYQVNAKLVILGASACESARILLNSKSSHHQNGLANNSGVVGKYLHDSTGASVSGFLPQLMDRKRYNEDGLGSVHIYSPWWNDNKKLDFPRGYHIEYGGGMRMPSYGFGGNVPTQNGLVPDRNGKMKEAGGYGVSLKDDYRRLYGTGVSMAGRGTAIAREDNYCEIDPNVVDKYGIPVLRFHYKWAKEEILQAKHMQETFLSIMKEMGAVVTSKIEGAESNYGLEAPGKIIHEVGTIRMGDDPKNSALNKYCQAHDCKNLFVVDAAPFVQQGDKNATWTILALAMRTAEYILAEKKKQNI from the coding sequence ATGAGCGACTTTCAAATAAAAAAGTCTTCCACCGTTTATGATGCCATAGTTGTTGGCTCTGGTGCTGGAGGAGGTATGGCGGCCTATGTTCTGGCAAATGCCGGACAAAAAGTACTAATGCTAGAAGCTGGTCAATATTTCGACCCAAGAATAGATGCCCATCAACTAAAGTGGCCTTGGGAATCTCCTCGTCGTGGAGCTGGTACAGTACGCCCTTTTGGCGATTTTGATGCTTCTTATGGAGGTTGGCAATTAGAAGGTGAACCTTATACAACGAAAGACAAAACAGAATTCGAGTGGTTTAGGTCGCGGATGCTTGGTGGTCGTACAAATCATTGGGGAAGGATTTCTTTAAGAATGGGTCCAATAGATTTTAAACCTACTGATGGTTTAACAGACCCATGGCCTATAACTTATGCTGATTTAAAACCATTTTATGACAAAGTGGACAGAATGATTGGTATTTATGGCACTGCAGAAGGTATTGAAAATGAACCAGATGGCATTTTTATGAAGCCTCCAAAACCAAGATTACACGAGCTATTAATTAAAAAAGGTGCTGAAAAAGCTGGTGTACCTGTAATTACTGGTCGTGGTGCAGTAATGACTGAAGAAATTAAAGGAAACAAAGACCGTGCACCTTGCTTTTATTGCGGACAATGTGGAAGAGGTTGTAAAGTTTATGGTGATTTTTCTGCCTCATCATGCTTAGTAATTCCTGCTGTGAGTACGGGTAATTTGACAGTAATAACCGATGCAATGGTTAGAGAAGTAATTACAGATAAAGATGGATTGGCAAAAGGTGTTTCTTATGTAAACAGAAAAGATTTACAAGAATATCAGGTAAATGCAAAACTAGTAATTCTGGGGGCTAGCGCATGCGAATCAGCTAGAATTCTATTGAACTCGAAATCATCTCATCATCAAAATGGTCTAGCCAATAATAGCGGTGTAGTTGGAAAATATTTACATGATTCAACTGGTGCAAGTGTATCTGGCTTCCTTCCTCAGTTAATGGATAGAAAAAGATATAATGAAGACGGTCTTGGAAGTGTCCACATCTACTCGCCTTGGTGGAATGATAATAAAAAATTGGATTTCCCTAGAGGTTATCATATTGAATATGGGGGTGGAATGCGTATGCCATCGTATGGCTTTGGAGGTAATGTACCAACTCAAAATGGATTAGTTCCTGACAGAAATGGCAAAATGAAAGAAGCTGGTGGTTATGGTGTATCGCTAAAGGATGATTATCGTCGTCTGTACGGCACAGGTGTAAGTATGGCAGGGCGTGGAACTGCAATAGCACGAGAAGATAACTATTGTGAAATAGACCCTAATGTAGTTGACAAATACGGAATTCCTGTTTTAAGATTTCATTATAAATGGGCTAAAGAAGAAATTCTTCAGGCTAAACACATGCAAGAAACATTTTTATCTATCATGAAAGAAATGGGTGCTGTTGTTACTTCAAAAATTGAAGGTGCCGAAAGCAATTATGGGCTTGAAGCGCCAGGAAAAATTATTCACGAGGTTGGTACAATTAGAATGGGTGATGACCCAAAAAATTCGGCCTTGAACAAATATTGTCAGGCACATGATTGTAAAAACTTATTTGTAGTAGATGCAGCTCCATTTGTTCAGCAAGGAGATAAAAATGCCACTTGGACAATTTTAGCACTAGCCATGAGAACAGCAGAATATATTTTAGCAGAGAAGAAAAAACAAAATATTTAA
- a CDS encoding SAM-dependent methyltransferase has translation MSNSDILLKFANLLKTSIADKNLVKLSLGNYQGNDKDLKNLYVKLVKIKRVDMLSFNYRYKTRDIFKNLALEEGSGLIINLLSNDFKIATLFTTNKEVIIEHDKKGLIKLRERELNVKLEPKLTHDKEKKRLIKPTANSYLHSLKITDADGNVFKNAQDKYKQINRYIEILSSLIKELPEGTIKNVVDMGSGKGYLTFALYDYLHQQLKLKAKVTGVEFREDLVNLCNDIAKQVNFEQLHFVEGTIEDYKVKEINLLIALHACDMATDDAIFKGINAGAELIVVAPCCHKQVRREIEKHKVKNDVSFLTKYGIFLERQAEMVTDGIRALILEYYGYKTKVFEFISDAHTPKNVLVVGVKKAESPKTKDQSEKKKEILQKIKETKAYFGIDYHHLERLLGL, from the coding sequence ATGAGCAATAGTGATATTCTGTTAAAGTTTGCAAACCTTTTAAAAACTAGCATAGCTGATAAAAACCTAGTGAAATTATCTCTAGGAAATTATCAAGGTAATGACAAGGATTTGAAAAACCTGTATGTGAAGTTGGTTAAAATTAAAAGAGTTGATATGTTGTCTTTTAATTATAGATATAAAACTAGAGACATATTTAAAAATTTAGCACTTGAGGAAGGCTCAGGTTTAATCATCAACCTGCTAAGTAATGATTTTAAGATTGCAACCTTATTCACTACAAACAAGGAGGTGATAATTGAACACGATAAAAAGGGTTTGATTAAGTTACGTGAAAGAGAATTGAATGTGAAATTAGAGCCAAAACTTACTCACGATAAGGAGAAAAAAAGATTGATTAAGCCAACGGCTAATAGTTATCTTCATTCTTTAAAAATTACAGATGCTGATGGAAATGTATTTAAAAATGCTCAAGATAAATACAAACAGATTAATCGATACATTGAAATTTTAAGCTCATTAATTAAAGAATTACCTGAAGGAACTATTAAGAATGTTGTAGATATGGGTTCGGGTAAAGGTTATTTAACTTTTGCTTTGTATGATTACCTTCATCAACAATTGAAATTAAAGGCCAAGGTAACAGGAGTTGAGTTTAGGGAAGATTTAGTGAATTTATGTAATGATATTGCCAAGCAAGTCAATTTTGAGCAATTGCATTTTGTTGAAGGAACAATTGAAGATTATAAAGTAAAAGAAATTAATTTATTGATTGCTTTACATGCTTGCGACATGGCAACGGATGATGCGATTTTTAAAGGTATAAATGCAGGTGCTGAATTAATTGTTGTTGCACCTTGCTGCCATAAACAGGTTAGACGAGAAATTGAAAAACACAAAGTTAAAAATGATGTTTCTTTTTTAACTAAATATGGGATTTTCTTAGAACGCCAAGCCGAAATGGTTACTGATGGCATTAGAGCATTAATTTTAGAGTATTACGGTTATAAAACCAAGGTATTCGAATTTATTTCTGATGCGCATACGCCGAAAAATGTTTTGGTGGTAGGAGTGAAGAAAGCCGAAAGCCCAAAGACTAAAGACCAAAGTGAAAAGAAAAAAGAAATCCTACAAAAAATAAAAGAGACTAAAGCTTATTTTGGGATTGATTACCATCATTTGGAAAGATTGTTGGGTTTGTAA